The Pontibacter sp. SGAir0037 DNA segment GTCGCCTTTGGTCTTATCTGGGTGGTACTTCTTAGCCAAGGCCCGGTAAGCTTTCTTTATCTCTGCCTGGGTTGCCGTTTTTGCTACTCCTAGAATGTTATAGTAGTCCTTGTAGTCCATGTATGTTTGTGTCTTATTCCTGTTATACCTTGTGCAAGCTCTTTCGCGGTTCGGAGCAGCATGTAAAGTTTCAGGGGGAATGACTTCTGCTGCCTATGAAAACTAAATTAGCGAATATTGCTTACAGTAAAAAGGCCCTGCATATGATGCAGAGCCTTTCAATTCAACGTTAAAATTAAATTTAGATCGTGTCTGTTACCACCAGCAAGGCATGGATAATACCTGGTATCCAGAACAATAGCGTCAGGATAATATTAATCCAGAAAGAGGTACCTATTCCGTCGTGCAGGAACACAGCTAAAGGAGGTAAGATAACAGCCAGTATGATTTCAACAATATTAGCACCGCCACCTCTGCTTTGCCTCATGGCTTCTTTCACTTCTTTTTTAAGCTCTTTCTTCTCCGCTTTGGTCATGCTGGCAATTCTTTCTTTTGCCATGGCCATTGCTTCAGCTTCTGAAACAGTTTTTACTTCTTCTGCAGCATTGGCTTCTTCGGCTACTGCTTTTACATTGGCTTTTGGAGCTTTATTGGGAACGATAACCGGAGCAGGAGCAGTTGTCGCTTCCAGCGTAGGTTCTGTGTCTTTCTTTGCTGCTTCTTCGTCAGCTGCGGCTAATGCTACTTCCGAAAGGTTAAGCGCTTCTGCTTCCTGTGCCGGAGCTGGCTTCTCCTTTTTCTGATGATAAGCGGTTGAGTGAGAACCGAAATCATAATACTTGGCAGAGTTACAAGAAAACATCAGTTGAGCCAATACCATCACCACAACCAGGTTAAGTATACTTTTGATCTTCATAGTTTTTTAAATGTTTAGAATAAGAAATTAATTAATGCAATTGTATAGCAACTATGTGAAAATTGAAATACAATCAGGTTCTAATATAGAATACGGTTATATTACTCCAATTGCCTGAAATAGGTTGTTTCTTCCGCTATTTCTTATGTTCTGCTGCTTATATTCCTGTTGGATCTACCCGTTGCGGAGCAATGTTCACGGCCAGCGTATCGCGCAGCAGGTGCTTTATCTGCTCCCAGTGTTGCTGGTTGGCAAGCGGAAACTTCTGGTTAACCTCCAGCTCTACCCCTATATAGCCACCTTTGTCAAACTTTCTTCTGAGGTAGGTGGTAAAACCATCGGCTGTGCCCAGGTACGGGTAATTGTAGCGCACCAGTAACCCCTTGTCTTTTGCGGCTATCGCCTTTTTCCACTCCCTGCAAACGGTTTGCTCTTCTTTTTTCCTGGAGTCGTACAGCAATCCGATATCCGCCTGTCGTTCTTCGCCATTCAGAACCGGAGTAAAGGTATGTACCGAAAGGTGCAATACAGTTCGCCCGGCAGAAATGAAATCGTCTACAAGTTGTTCTACCTGACTTCTGTAAGGCACGTAGTGTGCCTGAATGATCTTTCTTTTTTCTTCTTCAGGAAGTACCCTGGTTACTTCGGAAAATAATTTTCCATGGTTCAGGCTCCTGTTCAGTTCAATCAGCAGGCGTGAAGTTTCCGAGTAAAAGCTGAAGTCTGCTATCTCCTGTAAAACGCGGAACAAATCCAGTGCTCCTATATCATAACCCTGGTGCGACTGCAACAGCTCTGTTCTATCTTCAAACAAATGGCTATACTCCGGCGGAATTTGATTACCGCCATGCTCACAGGTTAGCAAAAGCTTTAACATGGTTCTTCCGGTAAAAAGATTTTCCCGTTTTGCAGACAGTCTGCTAAACGGCCGTATATTTCTTTTATTTGTATTTCAGAAGGGTCTTCGCCTAAGGCAGTTAAGATGCGTTTAGAGAGATTTCCCCTGGTTAGTATAATGTTCATGGTATGCGCTAAGGCGGGTTGCTCCTCGAGTATGGCCGTCTCCTGTACAAGGTGTGTCCAGAGCTCTCTTACGCTACAACTGGCTGCCTTCTTATAGCCGAAAGACTGCAGAAACGCTTCATCCTGCAGGATGACTTGCTGTCCGTTTTGAATAACCTGTCTGAAAATCCCGGCCAGCTTTTCTTCCGGCCATTGCTTCAGTTCTTCCAGGCTTACCCACGTTTCCAGCGCAAGGGCTTTTATAACACCCACCACTGCTTGTAGTACGGTAATATCTGCAATTGGGCTTTCCTGGATATCAATAATTCTTATTTCAATGGTATTACGCTCAAAACGCGCAATGGCCCCGCGCGAATTCAGAAATTCT contains these protein-coding regions:
- a CDS encoding YqaE/Pmp3 family membrane protein; its protein translation is MKIKSILNLVVVMVLAQLMFSCNSAKYYDFGSHSTAYHQKKEKPAPAQEAEALNLSEVALAAADEEAAKKDTEPTLEATTAPAPVIVPNKAPKANVKAVAEEANAAEEVKTVSEAEAMAMAKERIASMTKAEKKELKKEVKEAMRQSRGGGANIVEIILAVILPPLAVFLHDGIGTSFWINIILTLLFWIPGIIHALLVVTDTI
- a CDS encoding N-formylglutamate amidohydrolase gives rise to the protein MLKLLLTCEHGGNQIPPEYSHLFEDRTELLQSHQGYDIGALDLFRVLQEIADFSFYSETSRLLIELNRSLNHGKLFSEVTRVLPEEEKRKIIQAHYVPYRSQVEQLVDDFISAGRTVLHLSVHTFTPVLNGEERQADIGLLYDSRKKEEQTVCREWKKAIAAKDKGLLVRYNYPYLGTADGFTTYLRRKFDKGGYIGVELEVNQKFPLANQQHWEQIKHLLRDTLAVNIAPQRVDPTGI